AATATACTGATTCAGGCCGAATTACGGCTGCTTTATTAAGTCCTAAAATGTTGGATTTTGCTAGCGTAGATTTTCCTTTTACAGAATTTCCAAAAGGAATTCGGGTTACTATTTATGATAAAAATGGTAAAAAAACATTTGTAAAATCTAACTATGCGGTGTCTTACAAGCAAACCGGAATTATAGATTTACAGGGAAAAGTCAAAATAAGCACAGAAGAAGGACAAAACTTAGAAACGGAGCAATTGTATTTTGATCAAAAAAACGATTGGTTTTTTACGGAAAGGAAGTTTAAATTTTCAGATAAAAAGGGAGCCTCAAACGGACAGGGAATCGATTTTAGTAAAGATTTCAAAGTAATTAATTCCCAGAGAATAACAGGCGAAATTGAATCAGCCGAATAAATTTATATACAAAAATTATGAGTTACCTTAAATTTACGCCTTACATCTATCTTATTTTTGGAGTTTATCTTATTTATGATGGAATTACCAAATTTAATGATCCTAATGAAAATCCTTGGCTAAGTCTTTTGTTTGCTGGATTGGCAATTTTTATGTTTTTCTTTAGAATGAGATTTGCTAAAAAATTTGAAGACAGAAACAAAAAGTCTTAATTAATGGAAATAAGTATCATAATATTGTGTTTAATACTATGTGCCTTTTTTTCAGGAATGGAGATTGCCTTTATTTCTTCGAATAAAATTTATCTTGAAATTGAAAAAAAACAAGATAATTTCATTTCAAAAACGCTTACAAAACTTACCGAACAACCCTCTAAATTTATTGTTGCAATGCTTGTTGGGAACAATATTGCATTAGTCGTATATGGGTTTTTTATGGGGGATTTATTGATGCGCTGGATAGATTCATTTGGCTATCATTTTTTAGGATTGGTGGATTTACTTGTGCAAACTGTTTTGTCGACTTTTATTGTTTTGATAACGGCAGAATTTTTACCTAAAGTATTTTTTCAAATTTATGCCAATTCGTTATTGAAGTTTTTTGCACTTCCTGCTTATTTTTTCTACAAATTATTTTACTTCATTTCTACTTTTTTTATTTGGATTTCAGACTTTTTTCTAAAGAAATTCTTTAAAACGCAAGGCGATCAAGTGCAATTGTATTTTAGTAAAGTGGAACTAGGAAATTATATTACGGAACAGATGAGCACTGTCGAAGATAACGAAGAAGTAGATTCCGAAATTCAAATTTTCCAAAATGCATTAGAGTTTTCTAGTGTGAAAGCAAGAGATGTAATGACTCCTAGAACGGAAATTGCGGCAATTGATATATTTGATTCAGTGGTTGACTTGAAAGAATTGTTTATCAGTACCGGATATTCTAAGATTGTGGTTTATCAAAATTCATTAGATGATATTATTGGGTATGTTCATTCTTTTGATTTGTTCAAAAAACCAAAAAGCATCAAACAAGTAATGATATCGGTTGAATTCGTGCCAGAGACAATTTATATAAAAGACGCCATGAATTTGCTTACTAAGAAGCGAAAAAGCGTTGCCGTTGTTTTAGATGAACACGGCGGAACTTCTGGAATTATTACAATTGAAGATATTGTAGAACAGCTTTTTGGTGAAATTGAAGATGAACACGATTCAGATGAAGAATTAATTGAAAAAGAATTAGAAGAAGGCGTTTTTCTTTTTTCAACACGATTAGAAGTTGAATATTTAAATCAAACCTACAAACTTGATATTCCTGAAGAAGATTCGTACGGAACTTTAGGAGGTTTTATAGTTAATTTCACCAAAAATATCCCTCAAAAAGGAGATCAAATCAGTATAGGAAACTATCATTTTGTTATCGAAGAGGCGACAAATAAGAAAATAGAATTAGTTAAAATGTCAGTACGGGAGTGATTTTTTTTGGAAAATTAAAATTTCTTGCAAAATAAAACGCTACTAGTATTATTATTAATTAGATAATTGTATTTTCGCAAACTGAATATAAAAATTAACAACAATAAAAATGGCAGTTTTAGCAAAAATTAGACAACGTTCCGCCTTATTGATAGCAGCTATTGCAATTGCATTATTTGCATTTATAATACAAGATCTTATCGGTAAAGGTGGTTTTGGTAAAAACACTAAAGATGTAGGAAGCATCGATGGAAAAGATATTTCATTTGAAGACTTTAGAGTAAAAGTGAGCAATGTTGAAAAAAGTGGTCAAGGGATTACTTCAACAGCAGCTGCAAATAGAGTTTGGGATCAAGAAGTTTCTATCGCTTTACTAACATCAGAATTTGATAAATTAGGATTGAGAGTTGGTGAAAAACACCTAATCGAAATTTTAAAATCTGACCAAAATATAGGGAAAAATCCAATTTTCTTGAATGCAGCTGGAATGTTTGATTTGGCTAAATTTAAAGAATATTTTAAATCAAATCCAGAGCAAGCTCAGTATCTAAAAGATAGAGAGAAAGACGCGGAACTTAATGCAAAATTCCAAATTTACAATACCTTAATTAAAGCGGGTCTTTACACTACTGAAAGTGAAGGGAAATTGAAATATGAAATGGAATCTAATAAAGTAAACTTTGCTTATGTTGCAGGTTTATATTCTACAATTAAAGATAGTGATGTGAAAGTTACTGACGATGAAATTGTAGATTTCATGAAGAAAAACGAAAAGAAATATAAAGCAGATGAAACTCGTGAAGTGGAATATGTTTTAATTGAAGACAAAGCTTCAAAAGAAGATGAAGATGAGGTTAAAGCAAAAATAACTGCTTTGTTATCCGGTAGTGTTGTTTACAACCAAGCTACAGGTAAAAACGATACATTGCCAGGATTTAAAAATGCTTCAAATACAGTTGATTTTGTAAACTCAAATTCAGATGTTCCTTACGATTCTTCGTATGTTGCCAAAAAAGATTTACCTGCTATTGATGCAGATCAATTGTATAATTTAGCTCCAGGAGCTGTTTATGGACCTTATAAATTTGGAAACTACTATTGTATTTCAAAATCTTTCGGAAGAAAAGCTGGTGTAAATGCTAAAGCAAGTCATATCTTAATTAGCTACGAAGGAACACAAGTTCCAAATCAAAAAGAGAAAAGAACTAAAGAAGAAGCAAAAGCAAAAGCGGAAGCTATCTTAGCTCAAGTAAATGCAAATCCAGATAGTTTCTTGATGTTAGCATTTACTAATTCTGATGATTCATCAGCACAACAAGGTGGTGATTTAGGATATTTTGGTCCAAACCAAATGGTAAAACCTTTTAATGATTTTGTTTTCAATAACAGTATTGGTAAAGTAGGTTTAGTTGAAACTCCTTTTGGATTCCATATTATCAAAATTACAGATAAGCAAGACGGAGTTCGTTTAGCTACTGTAGCTCAAAAAGTAGAAGCTTCTGAAGCAACTTCTGACAAAGTATTTACTCAAGCTACAAAATTTGAAATGGATGCTATAGCAGGAGATTTTGATAAAGTTGCTAAAGACATGAAATTAGCTATAGCACTTCCAGTTACTGTAAAAGGAATGGATGAGACTTTTGGAACTTTAGGTAGCCAAAGAACAATAGTAAGATGGGCTTTTGAAGATGATACTAAAGTAGGAACGGTAAAAAGATTTGAGGTTGCTAATTTAGGTCACGTAATTGCTAAGCTTCAAAAAATTGATAATTCAGGATTACTTCCTGTAAGTATGGCTAGAAGTTATGTGGAGCCAATCATTAAAAACAAGAAA
Above is a window of Flavobacterium sp. 123 DNA encoding:
- a CDS encoding hemolysin family protein, giving the protein MEISIIILCLILCAFFSGMEIAFISSNKIYLEIEKKQDNFISKTLTKLTEQPSKFIVAMLVGNNIALVVYGFFMGDLLMRWIDSFGYHFLGLVDLLVQTVLSTFIVLITAEFLPKVFFQIYANSLLKFFALPAYFFYKLFYFISTFFIWISDFFLKKFFKTQGDQVQLYFSKVELGNYITEQMSTVEDNEEVDSEIQIFQNALEFSSVKARDVMTPRTEIAAIDIFDSVVDLKELFISTGYSKIVVYQNSLDDIIGYVHSFDLFKKPKSIKQVMISVEFVPETIYIKDAMNLLTKKRKSVAVVLDEHGGTSGIITIEDIVEQLFGEIEDEHDSDEELIEKELEEGVFLFSTRLEVEYLNQTYKLDIPEEDSYGTLGGFIVNFTKNIPQKGDQISIGNYHFVIEEATNKKIELVKMSVRE
- a CDS encoding peptidylprolyl isomerase: MAVLAKIRQRSALLIAAIAIALFAFIIQDLIGKGGFGKNTKDVGSIDGKDISFEDFRVKVSNVEKSGQGITSTAAANRVWDQEVSIALLTSEFDKLGLRVGEKHLIEILKSDQNIGKNPIFLNAAGMFDLAKFKEYFKSNPEQAQYLKDREKDAELNAKFQIYNTLIKAGLYTTESEGKLKYEMESNKVNFAYVAGLYSTIKDSDVKVTDDEIVDFMKKNEKKYKADETREVEYVLIEDKASKEDEDEVKAKITALLSGSVVYNQATGKNDTLPGFKNASNTVDFVNSNSDVPYDSSYVAKKDLPAIDADQLYNLAPGAVYGPYKFGNYYCISKSFGRKAGVNAKASHILISYEGTQVPNQKEKRTKEEAKAKAEAILAQVNANPDSFLMLAFTNSDDSSAQQGGDLGYFGPNQMVKPFNDFVFNNSIGKVGLVETPFGFHIIKITDKQDGVRLATVAQKVEASEATSDKVFTQATKFEMDAIAGDFDKVAKDMKLAIALPVTVKGMDETFGTLGSQRTIVRWAFEDDTKVGTVKRFEVANLGHVIAKLQKIDNSGLLPVSMARSYVEPIIKNKKKAELIKAKMTGSSIEAIAKATGSTVQQAAGITMENPVLANVGQEPKVVGNAFALSANKLSAPIEGNTGVYVVKNLSTVKAPALKEHAAYVAKLKAQSASDAGRVVPALKDKAKIEDNRRLFNY
- the lptC gene encoding LPS export ABC transporter periplasmic protein LptC, with the translated sequence MDFLKKNILFPFVAIFTLLLFFGCESNFKEVQKINFSDFVPSSDAENINLKYTDSGRITAALLSPKMLDFASVDFPFTEFPKGIRVTIYDKNGKKTFVKSNYAVSYKQTGIIDLQGKVKISTEEGQNLETEQLYFDQKNDWFFTERKFKFSDKKGASNGQGIDFSKDFKVINSQRITGEIESAE